In Arthrobacter sp. StoSoilB5, one genomic interval encodes:
- a CDS encoding Fur family transcriptional regulator, producing the protein MPQGTNSATTGPASPAATGVREQRVTKQRLAVSAALDELDDFVSTQELYRLLQNKGISVSLATAYRILQSLADDGLIDVLRNGEGEAVYRRCTVTGHHHHLLCRNCGKAVEVEAPAVETWAARTAAEHGFTEVAHTVEIFGLCPECTAKKAAGRL; encoded by the coding sequence ATGCCACAGGGCACCAATTCCGCCACGACAGGCCCAGCTTCGCCTGCGGCCACCGGCGTCAGGGAGCAGCGCGTTACCAAGCAGCGCCTGGCCGTCAGTGCCGCCCTGGATGAATTGGACGACTTCGTCAGCACCCAGGAACTGTACCGACTGCTGCAGAACAAGGGCATCTCTGTATCCCTTGCTACGGCCTACCGCATCCTGCAGTCCCTTGCAGACGATGGACTCATTGATGTCCTCCGCAACGGTGAGGGCGAAGCCGTCTACCGCCGCTGCACAGTGACGGGACACCATCACCACTTGCTGTGCCGGAACTGCGGCAAAGCTGTGGAAGTGGAGGCCCCCGCCGTCGAAACCTGGGCGGCGCGTACAGCCGCTGAGCATGGTTTCACTGAGGTCGCGCACACTGTCGAGATCTTTGGACTGTGCCCCGAATGCACAGCCAAGAAGGCCGCCGGCAGGCTTTAG
- a CDS encoding metal ABC transporter permease, with the protein MDLDGILQTIFNFENYGELLVLVQNSIWAGAVLGLLGGLVGTFVMKRDLAFAVHGISELSFAGAAFALLIGADIIFGSLIGSVAAAVLLGFMGVRARDKNSIIGVIMPFGLGLGILFLALYEGRAANKFGLLTGQIVSVDTVQLQALAGTAVLVMIALAAIWRPLSFASVDPEMAEARGVPVRGLAIGFMVLLGVSVALSIQIVGALLVLALLITPAAAALRVTTSPRLVVLLSVVFATVATVGGILLALGSRIPISPYVTTLSFLIYVACRVIGRVRADRGLNGRVSRDQPAGAL; encoded by the coding sequence ATGGACCTGGATGGAATCCTGCAGACCATCTTCAACTTTGAGAACTATGGCGAATTGCTGGTACTTGTCCAGAACTCCATCTGGGCCGGGGCTGTCCTGGGACTTCTTGGCGGGCTTGTTGGCACGTTCGTGATGAAACGGGACCTGGCCTTCGCCGTCCATGGCATCTCTGAACTGTCCTTCGCGGGTGCGGCTTTTGCCCTGCTGATCGGGGCCGACATCATTTTCGGCTCGCTGATTGGCTCAGTGGCTGCGGCGGTCCTGCTGGGATTCATGGGTGTGAGGGCCCGTGACAAGAACTCGATCATCGGCGTGATCATGCCGTTCGGGCTTGGCTTGGGCATCTTGTTCCTTGCCCTGTATGAGGGCCGTGCCGCAAATAAATTCGGCTTGCTCACAGGCCAGATTGTTTCCGTGGACACTGTCCAGCTTCAGGCCCTCGCCGGCACGGCCGTTCTGGTGATGATTGCCCTTGCCGCAATCTGGCGCCCGCTCAGTTTCGCAAGCGTGGATCCTGAAATGGCTGAAGCCCGCGGTGTGCCTGTTCGTGGCCTGGCGATCGGCTTTATGGTGCTGCTTGGAGTCAGCGTGGCCTTATCCATCCAGATTGTCGGCGCACTGTTGGTCTTGGCACTGCTCATTACGCCAGCCGCGGCCGCACTGCGGGTTACTACCTCACCACGCCTTGTGGTGCTGTTGAGTGTTGTGTTCGCGACCGTCGCCACGGTGGGTGGCATTCTGCTTGCCCTTGGCAGCCGGATACCCATTAGCCCCTACGTCACCACGTTGTCATTCCTTATCTACGTGGCGTGCCGCGTGATCGGGCGGGTGCGGGCAGACCGTGGGCTCAATGGCCGCGTCTCAAGGGACCAGCCTGCGGGCGCCCTCTAA
- a CDS encoding metal ABC transporter ATP-binding protein, protein MTPVVSLRGASLQFGKRTLWRDLDLDINPGEFFAVLGPNGSGKTSFLKVLLGLQELKSGTVSLGGHPVERGSKRIGYIPQQKSFAPDTPLRARDLVGLGIDGHRWGMRLSSGKVNQRIDELLELVGASDYAKVPVGQLSGGEQQRLRVAQALATEPQVLLCDEPLLSLDLHHQQGVSSLINEQCHARNSAVVFVTHEINPVIDYVDRVLYLAGGHFRVGTPQEVMTTEVLSELYNSHVEVIHANGRIVVVGLPDATTHFHDDAHATAGQEF, encoded by the coding sequence TTGACACCCGTAGTGAGCCTCCGCGGAGCGAGCCTTCAGTTCGGCAAGAGGACACTTTGGCGTGATCTTGACCTCGACATCAATCCGGGGGAGTTCTTTGCCGTCCTCGGGCCCAACGGCAGTGGTAAGACCAGCTTCCTGAAAGTTCTGCTGGGCCTTCAGGAACTGAAGTCGGGAACGGTTTCCTTGGGCGGGCACCCGGTTGAACGGGGAAGCAAACGGATCGGTTACATCCCCCAGCAAAAGTCCTTCGCGCCCGATACGCCTTTGCGCGCACGTGACCTGGTTGGGCTGGGCATCGACGGGCACCGTTGGGGTATGCGGCTGTCCTCGGGCAAGGTAAACCAGCGCATCGATGAACTGCTGGAGCTGGTGGGAGCCTCGGACTATGCGAAGGTGCCTGTCGGGCAGTTGTCCGGCGGAGAGCAGCAGCGGCTTCGGGTGGCGCAGGCATTGGCCACGGAACCACAGGTGCTCCTTTGTGATGAACCGCTGCTGTCCTTGGATCTGCATCATCAGCAGGGCGTCAGTTCGCTCATTAACGAGCAATGCCATGCGCGCAACAGTGCCGTTGTCTTCGTAACCCACGAAATCAATCCCGTAATCGACTACGTTGATCGCGTCCTGTACTTGGCTGGCGGCCATTTCCGCGTCGGGACGCCACAGGAAGTCATGACCACTGAAGTTTTGTCGGAGCTTTACAACAGCCATGTGGAGGTCATCCACGCCAACGGGAGAATCGTCGTCGTCGGGCTTCCTGACGCGACCACGCACTTCCACGACGACGCGCACGCCACCGCTGGGCAGGAGTTCTAA
- a CDS encoding zinc ABC transporter substrate-binding protein, protein MRRSVARMSMAASAGLAALLLSSCSGSAGAGAPSSSSGAIEVVTSTNVYADVVKAVGGDKVKVNAIITKTSQDPHSYEASAQDKLVISKAKLVVENGGGYDEFLHKIADETKVGHENMISAVEVSGLAPEEESHSDAASSEEEHNHDHGGFNEHVWYSLDTMAKFADAVASKLGSLDAASASTFSANAATFKAKLTEINGKLGALKEANDHAPVAITEPVPLYLLAAAGLENKTPEAYSAAIEEGIDVPASVLKETTDMVSAGGVRLLAYNEQTEGPQTESVKRAAEAAGVPVVNFTETLPDGKDYVQWMTGNVDSIAAALKK, encoded by the coding sequence GTGCGCCGTTCCGTCGCCCGCATGTCAATGGCCGCTTCTGCCGGCCTTGCCGCCCTGTTGCTTTCTTCCTGTTCCGGAAGCGCCGGGGCAGGAGCGCCGTCCTCATCGTCGGGAGCCATTGAAGTGGTGACCTCCACGAACGTGTACGCGGATGTCGTCAAAGCTGTTGGCGGGGACAAAGTCAAAGTGAATGCGATTATCACCAAGACCAGCCAGGACCCGCATTCCTACGAAGCCAGTGCACAGGACAAGCTGGTTATTTCCAAGGCCAAGCTCGTGGTGGAAAACGGCGGAGGCTATGACGAGTTCCTCCACAAGATTGCCGACGAGACCAAGGTCGGCCACGAAAACATGATCAGCGCCGTTGAGGTCTCGGGGCTGGCTCCCGAAGAGGAAAGCCATAGCGACGCTGCGTCCTCCGAAGAAGAGCACAACCATGACCACGGCGGGTTCAACGAGCACGTCTGGTACAGCCTGGACACGATGGCCAAATTCGCCGATGCGGTTGCCAGCAAGCTCGGTAGCCTGGATGCTGCGTCGGCCTCGACTTTTTCAGCCAATGCCGCCACGTTCAAGGCGAAGCTGACAGAGATCAACGGGAAGCTCGGTGCCCTCAAGGAAGCCAACGACCACGCTCCTGTGGCGATCACCGAGCCCGTTCCCTTGTACCTGCTGGCAGCAGCTGGCCTGGAGAACAAGACTCCGGAGGCCTACAGCGCTGCCATTGAAGAGGGGATCGACGTTCCGGCATCTGTCCTGAAGGAAACAACTGACATGGTCAGCGCCGGAGGTGTCCGGCTGCTGGCTTACAACGAACAGACGGAAGGGCCGCAGACTGAGTCCGTCAAGCGGGCCGCGGAGGCTGCGGGCGTGCCGGTCGTGAACTTCACGGAAACATTGCCGGACGGAAAGGACTACGTGCAGTGGATGACAGGCAACGTGGATTCCATCGCGGCTGCACTCAAGAAGTAG